The Mycolicibacterium boenickei genome has a segment encoding these proteins:
- a CDS encoding cytidine deaminase: MTELDAEDNKLVVLARGAMGRAEASSGAAVRDQDGRTYAGAPVALAALQLTALQAAVAAAVSSGATGLEAAVLVGGAADDAGVAAVRELSADAAVILTDRAGNPV, encoded by the coding sequence ATGACTGAGCTCGACGCAGAAGACAACAAGCTCGTGGTGTTGGCGCGCGGCGCGATGGGCCGCGCCGAGGCGTCCTCGGGTGCAGCGGTGCGCGATCAGGACGGCCGCACCTATGCCGGAGCGCCGGTGGCCCTGGCGGCGCTGCAGCTGACGGCGCTGCAAGCGGCGGTCGCCGCTGCGGTGTCCAGCGGTGCCACCGGCCTTGAAGCCGCCGTGCTGGTCGGCGGTGCCGCCGACGACGCCGGCGTGGCCGCGGTGCGGGAGCTGTCCGCCGATGCCGCGGTGATCCTCACCGATCGGGCAGGAAACCCGGTATGA
- a CDS encoding hemolysin family protein — protein MTGLLPLLGAVVLVGFGGLFAAIDAALSTVSIARIEELVRDERPGAARLSRVVAERPRYINLVVLLRITCEISATVLLVSFLDGHLGVSWGLVASAAIMVVTSFVAIGVGPRTVGRQNAYSIALISALPLQAISVLLTPISRLLVLIGNALTPGRGFRNGPFASEIELREVVDLAQQRGVVADEERRMIQSVFELGDTPAREVMVPRTEMVWIESDKSAGQATSLAVRSGHSRIPVIGENVDDIVGVVYLKDLVQQTYYSTNGGRDTNVAQVMRPAVFVPDSKPLDELLNEMQRDRNHMALLVDEYGAIAGLVTIEDVLEEIVGEIADEYDTDEVAPVEDLGDRQYRVSARLPIEDLCELYEMEADEDLDVDTVGGLVAFELGRVPLPGAEVTWDGLRLRAEGGSDHRGRVRIGTILVSPAESEKQETRDTDD, from the coding sequence GTGACCGGCTTGCTTCCGCTGCTCGGCGCCGTGGTGCTGGTCGGCTTCGGTGGCCTGTTCGCGGCCATCGATGCCGCGCTGTCCACCGTGTCGATCGCGCGGATCGAGGAACTGGTCCGCGACGAACGCCCCGGCGCAGCCCGCCTCAGCCGGGTCGTCGCCGAACGCCCCCGCTATATCAATCTTGTTGTCCTGCTGCGGATCACCTGCGAGATCAGCGCCACGGTCCTGCTGGTGTCATTCCTGGACGGTCACCTCGGCGTCAGCTGGGGTCTGGTGGCCTCGGCCGCGATCATGGTGGTGACGAGCTTCGTGGCCATCGGCGTCGGCCCGCGCACCGTCGGCAGGCAGAACGCCTATTCCATCGCGTTGATCTCGGCCCTGCCGCTGCAGGCCATCTCGGTGTTGCTCACCCCGATCAGCCGGCTGCTGGTGCTGATCGGTAACGCATTGACCCCTGGCCGTGGTTTCCGCAACGGCCCGTTCGCCTCCGAGATCGAGCTGCGTGAGGTCGTCGACCTGGCCCAGCAGCGCGGCGTGGTGGCCGACGAGGAACGCCGGATGATCCAATCGGTGTTCGAGCTGGGGGACACCCCGGCCCGTGAGGTCATGGTGCCGCGCACCGAGATGGTGTGGATCGAGAGTGACAAATCAGCAGGCCAAGCCACGTCACTGGCGGTGCGGAGCGGGCATTCCCGCATCCCGGTGATCGGCGAGAACGTCGACGACATCGTCGGCGTGGTTTACCTGAAAGATCTTGTCCAGCAGACCTATTACTCGACCAACGGCGGGCGCGACACCAACGTCGCGCAGGTGATGCGCCCGGCGGTGTTCGTCCCGGACTCCAAGCCGCTCGACGAGCTGCTCAACGAGATGCAGCGCGACCGCAACCACATGGCACTGCTCGTCGACGAATACGGCGCCATCGCCGGGCTGGTCACGATCGAGGATGTTCTGGAGGAGATCGTCGGCGAGATCGCCGACGAGTACGACACCGATGAGGTGGCCCCGGTCGAGGACCTCGGCGACCGTCAGTACCGGGTGTCGGCACGGCTGCCGATCGAAGACCTCTGCGAACTCTACGAAATGGAAGCCGACGAGGATCTGGACGTGGACACCGTCGGCGGGCTGGTGGCTTTCGAATTGGGCCGCGTGCCGCTGCCCGGGGCGGAAGTCACGTGGGACGGTCTGAGGTTGCGCGCCGAGGGTGGTTCCGACCACCGTGGCCGGGTGCGGATCGGCACGATCCTGGTGAGCCCGGCCGAATCTGAGAAACAGGAGACTCGCGATACCGATGACTGA
- the ybeY gene encoding rRNA maturation RNase YbeY, with the protein MSVEVSNESGIDVSEDELISVARFVIAKMDVNPAAELSMVLVDSAAMADLHMRWMDLPGPTDVMSFPMDELEPGGRPDSPEPGPSMLGDIVLCPEFAEQQATKAGHSLGQELALLTVHGVLHLLGYDHAEPDEEKEMFALQRQLLEEWVADQVEAYHADRQSQKDQRLLDKSRYFDEP; encoded by the coding sequence ATGAGCGTCGAGGTATCCAACGAGTCGGGCATCGATGTCTCCGAGGATGAACTGATCAGCGTCGCGCGCTTCGTCATCGCGAAGATGGACGTGAACCCGGCCGCCGAGCTGTCGATGGTGCTGGTGGACAGCGCTGCCATGGCCGACCTGCACATGCGGTGGATGGACTTGCCGGGCCCCACCGACGTGATGAGCTTCCCGATGGACGAGCTGGAGCCCGGGGGACGCCCGGATTCGCCCGAACCGGGTCCGTCCATGCTCGGCGACATCGTGTTGTGCCCGGAGTTCGCCGAACAGCAGGCCACCAAGGCCGGGCACTCGCTCGGTCAGGAGTTGGCGCTGCTGACCGTGCACGGGGTGCTGCACCTGCTCGGCTACGACCATGCCGAACCGGACGAGGAAAAAGAGATGTTCGCGCTGCAGCGTCAGCTCCTCGAGGAATGGGTTGCCGATCAGGTCGAGGCCTACCACGCCGACCGGCAGAGCCAGAAAGACCAGCGCCTGCTGGACAAGTCCCGATATTTCGACGAACCGTGA
- the recO gene encoding DNA repair protein RecO, which yields MRLYRDRAVVLRQHKLGEADRIVTLLTRDHGLVRAVAKGVRRTRSKFGARLEPFAHIDVQLHPGRNLDIVTQVQAIDAFAADIVSDYGRYTSACAMLETAERLAGEERAPMPDLHRLTVAALRAIADGRRARELVLDSYLLRAMTIAGWAPALTECARCATPGPHRAFHVAAGGSVCVHCRPSGSSTPPQPVLELMSALHEGDWEYAEASSSSHRSQASGLIAAHLQWHLERQLRTLPLVERVYRIDRTVAEQRATLVRQDMGHGIDEGREAGQVGLPTAAPGA from the coding sequence ATGCGGCTGTACCGGGACCGGGCGGTGGTGCTGCGCCAGCACAAGCTCGGCGAGGCCGACCGGATTGTCACCCTGCTGACCCGCGACCATGGTTTGGTGCGCGCGGTGGCCAAGGGGGTTCGGCGTACCCGCAGCAAGTTCGGCGCGCGGTTGGAACCCTTTGCTCATATCGACGTGCAGCTGCATCCGGGACGCAACCTCGACATCGTCACGCAGGTTCAGGCCATCGACGCGTTCGCCGCCGACATCGTCAGTGACTACGGCCGTTACACCAGCGCGTGCGCGATGTTGGAGACCGCTGAGCGGCTGGCCGGGGAGGAACGGGCACCGATGCCCGACCTGCACCGGCTCACCGTGGCCGCGCTGCGCGCCATCGCCGACGGCCGCCGGGCCCGCGAACTGGTGCTCGATTCCTACCTGCTGCGGGCGATGACGATCGCCGGCTGGGCGCCGGCGCTGACGGAGTGCGCTCGCTGCGCCACGCCGGGTCCGCACCGCGCGTTCCACGTCGCCGCGGGCGGCAGCGTGTGCGTGCACTGTCGGCCCAGCGGATCCAGCACCCCGCCGCAGCCGGTACTGGAACTGATGTCGGCGCTGCACGAGGGCGACTGGGAGTACGCCGAGGCCTCCTCGTCGAGCCATCGCAGCCAGGCCAGCGGACTGATCGCGGCGCATCTGCAATGGCACCTGGAGCGTCAGCTGCGGACATTGCCTCTGGTCGAGCGGGTGTACCGGATCGATCGGACAGTCGCCGAACAGCGCGCGACGCTGGTCAGGCAGGATATGGGCCATGGCATTGACGAAGGACGGGAAGCGGGGCAAGTCGGCCTACCCACAGCTGCCCCCGGCGCCTGA
- a CDS encoding amidase has translation MAKTATSDSTSPPFPTLTNQLYQLASGAVTSDELVRQSLHAITASQPTLNAFRVVLTEQALADAAKADASRAAGKQLPLLGIPIAVKDDVDIAGVPTRFGTDGDVRAATSDAEVVRRLKAAGAVIVGKTNSCELGQWPFTGGPGFGHTRNPWSRKHSPGGSSGGSAAAVAAGLVTAAIGSDGAGSVRIPAAWTHLVGIKPQRGRISTWPLPEAFNGITVNGVLARTVTDAALVLDAASGNAEGDLHKPAPIQAAEYVGRAPGPLRVAMSTKFPFTGFPAKLHPEIHDALQSVADQLGHLGHTVVAKDPNYSLRMSWDFLARSTAGLLDWADRLGDVPYDERTAVNMRIGRLLSQDVLRKARAHEAAAARRISWIFNLVDVIIAPTTAQPPPLTHEFDRRGWSATERSAIAACPVTWPWNLLGWPSINVPAGFTSDGLPIGVQLMGPADSEPLLISLAAELEAITGWAAKQPEVWWNSPSQTDASQAAAAINALDRRAG, from the coding sequence ATGGCCAAAACCGCGACTTCCGACTCGACATCGCCTCCGTTCCCCACCCTGACCAACCAGCTCTACCAACTCGCCAGCGGCGCAGTCACTTCTGATGAACTGGTGCGCCAGTCCCTGCATGCCATCACCGCGAGCCAGCCCACCCTCAACGCGTTCCGGGTCGTACTCACCGAGCAGGCACTCGCCGACGCGGCCAAGGCCGACGCCTCTCGCGCAGCCGGCAAACAACTCCCGCTACTGGGAATCCCGATCGCGGTCAAGGACGACGTGGACATCGCCGGGGTGCCCACCCGGTTCGGCACCGACGGCGACGTGCGCGCGGCCACCTCCGATGCCGAGGTGGTGCGCCGGCTTAAGGCAGCCGGTGCGGTGATCGTCGGCAAGACCAACAGCTGTGAGCTCGGGCAGTGGCCGTTCACCGGCGGTCCGGGCTTCGGGCACACCCGCAACCCGTGGTCACGCAAACACAGCCCCGGCGGATCCTCGGGCGGCAGTGCCGCGGCCGTGGCCGCGGGCCTGGTGACCGCGGCCATCGGATCCGACGGCGCGGGCAGCGTCCGCATTCCCGCCGCGTGGACGCACCTGGTCGGCATCAAGCCGCAGCGCGGACGCATCTCCACCTGGCCGCTGCCCGAGGCGTTCAACGGCATCACCGTCAACGGGGTGCTGGCCCGCACCGTCACCGACGCGGCCCTGGTGCTCGACGCGGCGTCCGGTAACGCCGAGGGCGACCTGCACAAGCCGGCACCGATCCAGGCCGCCGAGTACGTCGGCCGCGCCCCGGGTCCGCTACGGGTGGCGATGTCGACGAAGTTCCCGTTCACCGGCTTCCCCGCCAAGTTGCACCCCGAGATCCACGACGCCCTTCAGTCCGTCGCCGACCAGCTCGGCCACCTGGGCCACACCGTGGTGGCCAAGGACCCCAACTACAGCTTGCGCATGTCGTGGGACTTCCTGGCCCGCTCGACCGCGGGCCTGCTGGACTGGGCCGACCGGCTCGGTGACGTGCCCTACGACGAGCGCACCGCGGTCAACATGAGAATCGGCCGGCTGCTGTCACAGGATGTGCTGCGCAAGGCCCGTGCGCACGAGGCCGCCGCTGCGCGCCGGATCTCCTGGATTTTCAATCTCGTCGACGTCATCATCGCCCCGACGACGGCCCAACCACCGCCGCTCACACACGAATTCGACCGCCGCGGGTGGTCTGCCACCGAACGCAGCGCGATCGCCGCCTGCCCGGTGACCTGGCCGTGGAACCTGCTGGGCTGGCCGTCGATCAACGTGCCCGCCGGCTTCACGTCCGACGGATTGCCGATCGGCGTGCAACTGATGGGGCCGGCTGACAGTGAGCCGCTGCTGATTTCGCTGGCGGCCGAGTTGGAGGCGATCACCGGCTGGGCCGCCAAACAGCCCGAGGTCTGGTGGAATTCCCCGTCCCAGACCGACGCGTCACAGGCCGCCGCCGCGATCAACGCGCTCGACCGGCGGGCCGGCTAG
- the era gene encoding GTPase Era — translation MTEFRSGFVCFVGRPNTGKSTLTNALVGQKVAITSNRPQTTRHTIRGIVHREDFQIILVDTPGLHRPRTLLGQRLNDLVKDTYSEVDVIGLCIPADERIGPGDRWIYQQIRAVAPKTTLIAVVTKTDKVPKDRVAEQLLAVSELVGPDTDIVPVSATANEQLDVLTDVLVSKLPPGPAYYPDGELTDEPEEVLMAELIREAALEGVRDELPHSLAVVIEEVEEREGRDDLIDVHAILYVERDSQKGIVIGKGGARLREVGTAARTQIEKLLGTKVYLDLRVKIAKNWQRDPKQLGRLGF, via the coding sequence ATGACTGAATTTCGTTCCGGCTTCGTCTGTTTCGTCGGACGGCCCAACACCGGCAAGTCCACGCTGACCAACGCCCTGGTGGGCCAGAAGGTCGCGATCACCTCGAACCGGCCGCAGACCACCAGGCACACGATCCGCGGCATCGTGCACCGTGAGGACTTTCAGATCATCCTGGTCGACACCCCTGGGCTGCACCGGCCCCGCACCCTGCTCGGGCAGCGGCTCAACGACCTCGTCAAGGACACCTACTCCGAGGTCGATGTGATCGGTCTGTGCATCCCCGCCGATGAGCGCATCGGCCCCGGTGACCGCTGGATCTATCAGCAGATCCGCGCGGTGGCGCCCAAGACCACGCTGATCGCCGTCGTCACCAAGACCGACAAGGTGCCCAAAGACCGTGTCGCCGAACAGCTTCTGGCGGTCAGTGAACTCGTCGGACCCGACACCGACATCGTGCCGGTCTCGGCCACCGCCAACGAACAACTCGACGTCCTCACCGACGTCCTGGTGTCGAAACTGCCGCCGGGGCCCGCCTATTACCCCGACGGTGAGCTGACCGACGAGCCCGAAGAAGTGCTGATGGCCGAGCTCATTCGGGAGGCGGCGCTGGAAGGTGTGCGCGATGAGCTGCCGCACTCTTTGGCGGTGGTCATCGAAGAGGTCGAAGAGCGCGAAGGGCGCGACGATCTGATCGACGTGCACGCCATTCTGTACGTCGAGCGCGACAGCCAGAAGGGCATCGTGATCGGCAAGGGCGGCGCCCGATTGCGTGAGGTCGGCACTGCCGCGCGCACCCAGATCGAAAAGCTGCTCGGCACAAAGGTTTACCTCGACCTGCGGGTCAAGATCGCCAAGAACTGGCAGCGCGATCCCAAGCAGTTGGGGCGGCTGGGGTTCTGA
- a CDS encoding decaprenyl diphosphate synthase codes for MALTKDGKRGKSAYPQLPPAPEDYPVFPDTSTWPVVFPEIPAGTNGRFARPPQHTSKAVAPRIPADQVPNHVAVVMDGNGRWATQRGLGRTEGHKMGEAVLIDITCGAIELGIKHLSVYAFSTENWKRSAEEVRFLMGFNREVVRRRRENLNAMGVNMRWVGSRPKMWRSVIKEFDIAEQMTVGNDVITVNYCVNYGGRTEIVEAAQALAAEAAEGKINPGRISEAAFAKHLHRPDIPDVDLFIRTSGEQRASNFLLWQSAYAEFVFQDKLWPDYDRRDLWAACEEYVNRNRRFGRA; via the coding sequence ATGGCATTGACGAAGGACGGGAAGCGGGGCAAGTCGGCCTACCCACAGCTGCCCCCGGCGCCTGAGGACTATCCGGTCTTTCCGGACACCTCGACCTGGCCCGTCGTCTTCCCGGAGATCCCGGCCGGCACCAACGGCCGCTTCGCCCGTCCGCCCCAGCACACCTCCAAGGCGGTCGCGCCGCGGATCCCGGCCGATCAGGTCCCCAATCACGTCGCCGTCGTGATGGACGGCAACGGTCGGTGGGCCACTCAGCGCGGCCTGGGCCGTACCGAGGGGCACAAGATGGGCGAGGCGGTGCTGATCGACATCACCTGCGGTGCCATCGAACTGGGTATCAAGCACTTGAGCGTCTACGCGTTCTCCACCGAGAACTGGAAGCGCAGTGCCGAGGAGGTCCGTTTCCTTATGGGGTTCAACCGCGAGGTGGTCCGCCGCCGCCGGGAAAACCTCAACGCCATGGGCGTGAACATGCGCTGGGTCGGGTCGCGGCCCAAGATGTGGCGCAGCGTCATCAAGGAGTTCGACATCGCCGAGCAGATGACGGTCGGAAACGACGTCATCACGGTCAACTACTGCGTGAACTACGGCGGCCGCACCGAGATCGTCGAGGCTGCGCAGGCTCTGGCCGCCGAAGCCGCCGAGGGCAAGATCAACCCGGGCCGGATCAGTGAGGCGGCGTTCGCCAAGCATCTGCACCGTCCCGACATTCCCGATGTGGATCTGTTCATCCGCACGTCGGGGGAGCAGCGGGCCAGTAACTTCCTGCTGTGGCAGTCGGCCTACGCCGAGTTCGTGTTCCAGGACAAGCTGTGGCCGGACTACGACCGGCGTGACCTGTGGGCGGCATGCGAGGAGTACGTGAACCGCAACCGTCGCTTCGGTAGGGCCTGA
- a CDS encoding NUDIX hydrolase, which yields MTPSVIRIVAAVVLDEHDRLLVVRKRGTTAFMQPGGKIEPGEQPIEALSREVREELGVGFTGAEAEELGRHTAPAANEPGHSVDAWLYLVVLDGEPQPQAEIAELTWIDPHAPGEIELAPLTRDTVLALARDRV from the coding sequence GTGACCCCGTCCGTCATCCGCATCGTCGCCGCCGTCGTGCTCGATGAGCACGACCGGTTGCTGGTGGTCCGCAAGCGCGGCACGACCGCGTTCATGCAGCCGGGCGGGAAGATCGAGCCGGGGGAGCAGCCGATCGAGGCGTTGTCGCGGGAGGTCCGCGAGGAACTCGGGGTGGGATTCACCGGGGCCGAAGCCGAAGAACTCGGCCGTCACACCGCGCCGGCGGCCAACGAACCGGGTCACTCGGTCGATGCGTGGCTCTACCTGGTCGTCTTGGACGGCGAACCGCAGCCGCAGGCCGAGATCGCCGAGCTGACCTGGATCGATCCGCATGCACCCGGTGAGATCGAGCTGGCGCCGTTGACCCGCGACACCGTGCTGGCGCTGGCGCGCGATCGGGTCTAG